The segment AAGAGGCGAAAAGGAACTCCCACCTTGATATCGTGATAACCTTCGGGTGGAAATGTAGGGCTATCCCTATCCCGTTCGCTGTGATCCCGCCGCCGATCACTGTCATGGTCACGATCTCGACCGCGGTGCCGGTCCCGGTTCCGGTCCCGGCGACGATAATCATCGTTGTACTCAGCGTCGTCGTGGCGGCGGGAGCGAGCTTCAGCGTGGGACTTGCGCTCGGTGTCACGCTCAATCTCGAGGCGGAGCTGGCGGGCGCGGTCGAGTTCGTCGGGCAGGGTGAGGGCGGGGAAACAGAAATCAGCTTTCGAGAAAATCATC is part of the Ananas comosus cultivar F153 unplaced genomic scaffold, ASM154086v1, whole genome shotgun sequence genome and harbors:
- the LOC109705064 gene encoding uncharacterized protein LOC109705064 isoform X2 is translated as MIFSKADFCFPALTLPDELDRARQLRLEIERDTERKSHAEARSRRHDDAEYNDDYRRRDRNRDRHRGRDRDHDSDRRRDHSERDRDSPTFPPEGYHDIKVALECLLKVVIEVSLRGDGGDRDINIFVQKSLFASYVLSSYIPFFPFVEYFYYKSCLSNY
- the LOC109705064 gene encoding cleavage and polyadenylation specificity factor subunit 6-like isoform X1, producing the protein MLFFFFFFLLRMIFSKADFCFPALTLPDELDRARQLRLEIERDTERKSHAEARSRRHDDAEYNDDYRRRDRNRDRHRGRDRDHDSDRRRDHSERDRDSPTFPPEGYHDIKVALECLLKVVIEVSLRGDGGDRDINIFVQKSLFASYFSAAMWPVRECNKFLLAGLFFR